The DNA region GAAATAATACCCTCAGGATTGGTTACATAATTGGCAACATTGTTACTGTGCATTATCTATCTCGCCTTCATCAGCCTGGGCCTGCCCGATTCGCTTCTGGGGTCCGCATGGCCGGTGATGCACCGGGATTTCGCGGTCCCCCTCTACTTTGCGGGGATGGTTTCCGCTGCGGTCACCGGGGGGACCGTTATATCCAGCCTGCTCAGCAGCCGGGTGATACGCCGTTTCGGGACCGGCCGGGTAACGGCGCTGTCCGTAGCCTTGACCGCCATTGGGCTTTTGGGGTTCAGCCTCATGCCGTCTTTTTACTGGTTTGTCGTTTTTGCCCTGCCCCTGGGATTGGGTGCCGGGGCCATAGACACGGGGCTGAACAATTTTGTGGCCCTCAATTACAAAGCCCGGCACATGAACTGGCTCCACTGCTTCTGGGGCATAGGGGCGGGCTTGAGCCCGGTGATCATGTCCTGGTTCATTTCTGAGGGGGAACAGTGGCGTCACGGGTACCGGACGGTTTCCTTCGTCCTGATGGGAATAGCCCTGGTATTGAGCGCCACCCTTTTCCTCTGGAAGCCCTTTGAAGCAAAACATCAGGCAACAACGGAAGGCCCGGGGGCGCCGGGGCAAAAAAACATTTTCCGTATACCTGGAGTTAAGGCCGCGCTTCTGGGTTTCTTTTCCTACGTGTCCATGGAGGGGATCATCGGCGTTTGGGGGCCCACGTATCTGGTTATGCGCCGGGGGATAAACCCCAATACCGCAGCCCAATGGCTGTCCCTGTACTTTCTGAGCCTCACCATAGGCCGGTTTTTATCAGGATTTGTGAGCGCCTTCCTCAATAATATAAAACTGATCTACCTGGGCTGCCTCTTTATTGCCCTGGGGGTAATCTTTCTTGCCCTGCCCCTGCCGCCGGTCTTTTTGCTCCTTGCCTTTCTGCTCATCGGCTTCGGTTATGCGCCGGTTTTCCCCTCCATGCTCCACGAAACCCCCCGGCGTTTCGGCCCTGCCGTTTCCCAGGCCATCATGGGCTGGCAGTTCGCCCTGTCCTACATCGGCGCTTCCTGTACTCCCATGCTCACCGGTTTGATCATCTCCCGGATCAGCATGGGGCTCTACCCCTTTCTGTTCGTGATCTACCTGGCCGTGCTGGCGGGAAGTACTGCGTTTATCGGGGTGCTGGAAAAACAGGGGAAACTGGCAAATAAACTTGACCCACAATAAGCAGTAAGAAGAATTTCACCACGAAGGGACACAAAGGTGAATAGGAAAAGATCAGAGGACTACAATCCAGTATTTTTTTGGGACTGAGTATACGCTACGTGCAACGCAGTTCCCCGCGCTACTTGCAACGTAGTTCCCCGCGCTACTTGCAACACCGACTTTAGTCGGCAAGTTCCC from Treponema primitia ZAS-2 includes:
- a CDS encoding MFS transporter produces the protein MATLLLCIIYLAFISLGLPDSLLGSAWPVMHRDFAVPLYFAGMVSAAVTGGTVISSLLSSRVIRRFGTGRVTALSVALTAIGLLGFSLMPSFYWFVVFALPLGLGAGAIDTGLNNFVALNYKARHMNWLHCFWGIGAGLSPVIMSWFISEGEQWRHGYRTVSFVLMGIALVLSATLFLWKPFEAKHQATTEGPGAPGQKNIFRIPGVKAALLGFFSYVSMEGIIGVWGPTYLVMRRGINPNTAAQWLSLYFLSLTIGRFLSGFVSAFLNNIKLIYLGCLFIALGVIFLALPLPPVFLLLAFLLIGFGYAPVFPSMLHETPRRFGPAVSQAIMGWQFALSYIGASCTPMLTGLIISRISMGLYPFLFVIYLAVLAGSTAFIGVLEKQGKLANKLDPQ